DNA from Nocardioides seonyuensis:
ACTTCTCCTTGCCCCAGTCGGCCAGCAGGAACTTCAGCCGCGCCTTGGAGCGCAGCCGGCGGTAGCCGTAGTCGCGGAAGATGCCGGCCACGCCCTCCCAGGCGTCGGCCACCTCGTCCAGCGGGATCCACACGCCGAGCTGGTGCGCGAGCATGGGGTTGGTGGACAGGCCGCCACCGACCCACAGGTCGAAGCCCGGGCCGTGCTCGGGGTGCACGGTGCCGACGAAGGAGACGTCGTTGATCTCGGGCGCCACGTCGTGGCTCGGGTGACCGGTCAGGGCAGTCTTGAACTTGCGGGGGAGGTTGGAGTAGGCCGGGTTGTCCAGCGCCCTGCGCTTGATCTCCGCAAGGGCGGGCGAGCCGTCGATGATCTCGTCCTTGGCGATTCCAGCCACGGGGGAGCCGAGGAAGGGCCGGGGGCCGTCGCCGCACGCCTCCAGCGTGCTGAGGCCGACCGCCTCGAGGCGCTCCCAGATGGCTGGCACGCTCTCGATCGCCACCCAGTGGTACTGGATGTTGTTGCGGTCGGTGATGTCGGCGGTGTTGCGGGCATAGGTCGTGGAGACCTCGCCCAGGGCGCGCAGTGCGTCCGCGTCCAGCACCTGGCCGTCGGTGCGCACCCGCATCATGAAGAAGCGGTCATCCAGCTCCTCCTCCTCGAGCATGGCGGTCTTGCCGCCGTCGAAGCCCGGTGCGCGCTGGGTGTAGAGGCCCATCCAGCGGAACCGTCCGCGCAGGTCTGCCGGGTCGATGGAGTCGAAGCCACGCTTGGAGTAGATGCCCAGGATGCGGTTGCGCACGTTGAGCGGGTCGTCGTCCTTCTTGGACTGCTCGTTCTTGTTGAGGGGCTCGGTGTAGCCGAGGCCCCACTGCCCCTCGGAGCGCTTGGGGCGCGGTATCTCGGTGTGCTGGGCCGGCTCCGGCCGAAAGCGCAGGTCAGGCATGGGTGCAGTGGTCCTAGTTCGCTGAGGCCGCGCGCGTCGTTGAGCGCGGTGATGAGGTGCAGGGGCGGCGTGTTTCAGCGGGGCCAACAGATCATGCTGCGCGTGCGCATCAGGTCGACATGGCGTCGTACCACGAGATGCGTCTGCGTTGCAGCGGTGACCATGTCAAGAAGTCTCAGGGTGTGGACACGGTCGCCACAAGACGGAATCTCATGTCCTGAGATCCGCAGCCACATTCTGAGACAGTGGTCGCGCTGTCACGCGTGGACGATGCTCATCGTGAGGCCCACGTCACACGGCTCCCGCCCACTCGCCTCGCGTGCGCGTGGCCCTAGGCTGTCGCCATGACCGACTCTCTCGTCAGCAGCGCGTACACCCAGGCCCTCGAGGTCATCGGCCAGGTCGAGCCGAGGATCGCGGACGCGACGCGGCAGGAGCTCGCCGACCAGCGGAGCAGCCTGAAGCTGATCGCGTCGGAGAACTACGCGTCACCCGCCGTCCTCCTCACGATGGGGACCTGGTTCAGCGACAAGTACGCCGAGGGCACCGTCGGTCACCGCTTCTACGCCGGCTGCCAGAACGTCGACACGGTGGAGTCGCTCGCGGCGGAGCACGCCCGAGAGCTCTTCGGGGCCCCCTACGCCTACGTCCAGCCGCACTCGGGCATCGACGCCAACCTGGTGGCCTTCTGGTCCATCCTCGCCAACCGGGTGGAGTCGCCCTACCTGGAGAAGATGCAGGCCAAGAACGTCAACGAGCTGACCGAGGCCGACTGGGAGACCCTGCGACACGAGTTCGGCAACCAGCGGCTGCTCGGGATGTCCCTCGACGCGGGAGGCCACCTCACGCACGGGTTCCGCCCCAACATCAGCGGCAAGATGTTCCACCAGCAGCAGTACGGCACCGACCCCGAGACCGGGCTGCTCGACTACGACGTGGTCGCGGCCAAGGCGCGCGAGTTCAAGCCGCTGGTCCTCGTCGCCGGCTACTCCGCCTACCCACGTCGTGTCGACTTCGCCAGGATGCGCGAGATCGCCGACGAGGTGGGCGCAGTGCTGATGGTCGACATGGCACACTTCGCCGGCCTCGTCGCCGGAAAGGTGTTCACCGGCGACGAGGACCCCGTGCCGCACGCCCACATCACCACCACCACCACCCACAAGTCGCTGCGCGGACCGCGTGGGGGCATGGTGCTAGCCCAGGAGGAGTTCGCCGCGGACGTCGACCGTGGGTGCCCGATGGTGCTCGGCGGCCCGCTGTCGCACGTGATGGCCGCCAAGGCCGTGGCGTTCGCCGAGGCCCGCCAGTCCTCGTTCAAGGCCTACGCCCAGCAGGTCGCCGACAACGCCAAGTCGCTCGCCGAGGGCTTCCTCACGCGTGACGCCACCCTGGTCACCGGCGGCACCGACAACCACATCGTGCTGCTCGACGTCTCGTCGTTCGGCCTCACCGGACGACAGGCCGAGTCCGCCCTGCTCGACGCGGGTGTCGTCACCAACCGCAACTCCGTGCCGGCCGACCCCAACGGTGCGTGGTACACCTCCGGCATCCGCCTCGGGACCCCTGCGCTCACGACGCGGGGGTTCGGCCACGACGAGTTCGACAAGGTGGCCGAGCTGATCGTCGACGTCCTGTCCAACACCGAGGCCGGCACGACCAAGGCAGGCGGCCCGAGCAAGGCGTCATACGTCCTCGGTGACGGCGTCGCCGAGCGCACCAAGGCCGCCTCGGCGGAGATGCTCGACAAGCACCCGCTCTACCCGGGGCTCGTCCTCGGCTGAGCCCGGCCCAGGGCGGCTCGCTTCTCGGTGAGGTGGGCCCGCTCGACGTCGTTGGCGCAGGCGGCGAGGGCCTGGTCGTACGCCGCGCGCGCGGCGTGCACGTCACCTGAGCGTGACAGGAGCTCGGCTCGCACGGCTGCGAGACGATGCGTCGACGGAACCTCGACTCCCTCCAGGGCCGCGAGCCCGGCGGCGGCGCCGCGGTCCTCGGCGACCGCGACCGCGCGGGCCAGCCGCGCACCGGGCGACGGAGCCACCTCGAGCAGCACGTCGTACAGCGAGACGATGCGGTCCCAACGGGTCTCACTCGCCGTGGGTGCGAGCGCGTGCTCGGCGGCGATGCGGGCCTGGAGCGTGTACGACGCCGCCTGTCGTGTCAGCGGTCGGGTGAGCACCGGGTCACGGAGGAGGCCCAGGGCCTCGGCGACCTCGCCGTGGTGCCAGGCGGACCTGTCCTGGTCGGCAAGCAGGACCAGGCGCTCCGCACGCACGCGCGCGTCGCGCCGGGAGTGCTGCAGCAGCATCAGCGCGAGGAGGCCGAGGAGCACTGGCTCCTCGGGGCGAAGGGCACGCACGAGTCGCACCAGGCGGATCGCCTCTCCCGAGAGCTCGGGACGAAGGAGATCAGGGCCGGAGCCGGGGGAGTAGCCGGCGGTGAAGGCGAGGTAGGCCGTCTGCGCGACGATGTCGAGGCGGTCGGGCAGCACGGAGGCGTCGGGCACGGTGAACGGGATCCCGGCGCCGCTGATCTTCCGCTTGGCGCGAGTGATGCGCGCGGCCATGGTGGATTCCGGCACCAGGAACAGGCGCGCGATGTCGTGGGTCGACACGCCCATGACCAGCCGCAGCGACAGGGCGCTGGCCGCCTCTGTGGACAGGGCCGGATGCGCACACATGAGCACCAGGCGAAGAAGGTCGTCCTCCACGAGCCCGCCGGGGTCGGCCATGGCCGTCGCTCCGGCCTGGGCGTGCTCAGCTCGGATGACCAGCTCCGGCTCGACGCCACGAGCGACCGCCTCGTGGCGCAGTCGGTCGAGCACCCTGCGGTGCGCGGCGGTCGTGAGCCACGCCGCTGGGCTGTCGGGGACGCCGTCGACCGGCCAGCTCCGTGCCGCCGCCTCGACGGCGTCGCCGAGCGCGTCCTCGACGAGGTCGAGCCGCCTGAACCGGGCCAGGAGCCGGGCCGAGATGCGACCCCACTCCTGGTTGACGGTGTCGCCCAGGACGTCGTCCATCAGGTGATGGTGATCGTGGGCCGGATCTCGATCGAGTAGGCCGCAGGGAGGAGCTGTGCTGCCTCGATCGCCGCGTCCAGGTCGGGGAGCTCGACGTCGTAGTAGCCGCCGATCATCTCGACGGTCTCGGCGAAGGGGCCGTCGGTGATCTGCACCTCCCCGTCCCGTCGTCGCACGGTCGTTGCCTGGTCAGGCTCGGCCAGGGCCGCAGACCCGTGCTCCGTGCCGTGCTCGGCGACGTAGGCCGAGAACGCCTCGTGCTCCCGGTAGTACTGCTCGCGGACCTCCTCGCTCGCCTCGTCCCAGTCGGACGACTCGTAGGCGACGAGGAACAGGTAGCGCATCACTCGACCAGCTTGCGGAACTCGATGTGCTCGCCACGAGCGGCGAAGCGCTGGCACGCCCCGCGCAGGTCGCTCTCGTCGTCGGACTCCACGAGGTAGAAGCCGACCACCTGCTCCGCTGTCTCGGTGAACGGGCCGTCCGTGACCAGGGCGCCGCCTGAACCGTCCGGCCGCATCGACGTGGCAAGGGCGGAGGGCTCGAGCGGGCTGACCGTGACCAGGGTGTGCCCTCCTGCTTTCAGGTCCTCCTGGAACCGGACGTGCGATCGCACACCCTTCTCGTGCTCGGACTCGGGCAGTGCGGCCCACTCCGCCTCGGGGGCGGGCAGCAGGATCAGGTAGCGACTCATCGGGGTTGTGCCTCCTCGCGCATGATGGGCCGCGGGCGCGGCCTCACCACCTTGACGGACCAGGCGCCCCGGAATCGACAACTCGCGCAGAACCCTTCTTCGACGAAGCGCATCCTCCGCGCCAAGATGGCCTCATGGCCATCTCCGATCGAGCAGGAAAGCCCGCAGGGCCCGAGGACCTCGTCGACGTCGCCCACCTGGTGACGTCGTACTTCTCCGTCGAGCCCGATCCGGACGACCCGGCGCAGCAGGTGGTGTTCGGGACGAGCGGACATCGCGGCAGGGCGACCGACGGCTCCTTCAACGAGTTCCACATCGCCGCTACGACGCAGGCCATCTGCGACTACCGGCGCGAGCAGGGCTACGACGGGCCACTCTTCCTCGGCCGCGACACCCACGCGCTCTCCGAGCCGGCGTGGACCACGGCCCTGGAGGTGCTCGCGGCCAACGACGTCACCGTGCTCGTCGACAGTCGTGACGGCTACACCCCGACGCCGGCCGTGAGCCACGCGATCCTGCGCGCGAACTCGGGACGCTCCGCCGGCCTCGCTGACGGCATCGTCGTGACGCCTTCGCACAACCCTCCGAGCGACGGCGGGTTCAAGTACAACCCTCCCCACGGGGGTCCGGCAGACACCGATGCCACCTCCGTGATCGCGGCGCGGGCCAACGAGCTGGTCCGCGGCAACCTCGAGGGGGTCCGTCGCGTCGCCTTCGCCCGGGCGCGCGCCGCGTCGTCGTCGTACGACTTCCTGGGCTCCTACGTCGACGACCTGCCCAGCGTCCTCGACCTGGCCGCGGTGAAGGCGGCGGGTGTGCGCATCGGGGCAGACCCGCTGGGCGGTGCCAGCGTCGACTACTGGGGCGAGGTCGCCGATCGTCACGGGATCGACCTCACCGTGGTGAACCCACTGGTGGACCCGACGTGGCGGTTCATGACGCTCGACTGGGACGGCAGGATCCGGATGGACTGCTCGTCCCCGAGCGCGATGGCGTCCCTGGTGGCGCGCAGGTCGGAGTACGACATCGCCACCGGCAACGATGCCGACGCCGACCGGCACGGCATCGTCACCCCTGACGCCGGGTTGATGAACCCCAACCACTTCCTCGCCGTCGCGATCCAGCACCTCTTCGGCGGCGCCCGTCCGGACTGGCCTGTCGGTGCCCGCATCGGCAAGACGCTCGTGTCGTCCTCGATGATCGACCGGGTCGCCTCGTCCCTCGGCAAGGACCTGGTCGAGGTGCCCGTCGGCTTCAAGTGGTTCGTGCCGGGCCTCCTCGACGGCTCGTTCGGCTTCGGCGGGGAGGAGTCGGCCGGTGCGTCGTTCCTGCGCCGGGACGGATCGGTCTGGACGACCGACAAGGACGGCATCCTGCTAGCGCTGCTCGCGGCGGAGATCGTGGCGACCACCGGGAGCACTCCGAGCGAGCTCTATGCCCGTCTCACCGAGCAGCACGGCGAGCCTGCCTATGCGCGCGTCGACGCTCCAGCGGACCGCGACCAGAAGGCGAGGCTCGCCGCGCTGTCACCCGACGACGTGACGGCGACCTCGCTGGCGGGGGAGCAGATCACCTCCAAGCTCACCGAGGCGCCGGGCAACGGAGCCAGGATCGGTGGCCTCAAGGTCACCACCGAGTCGGCGTGGTTCGCGGCGCGGCCCAGCGGCACCGAGGACGTCTACAAGATCTACGCCGAGTCGTTCCGGGGAGCCGGCCACCTGGCCGAGGTGCAGGCCGAGGCCCGCGACGTGGTCGCCGCAGCGCTCGGCTGAGGTCGCCCTGCGTCGTCGCTAGCGGGTCCGCTCGCAGCTGCGTGCCTCCTCGACACCGACGCACACGTCCTTGCCCTTGAGCCCGAAGGCCTCGTCGTGTCCTGCGCCTCCGACGAGGCGGTCCCTTCCGCTCGTCCCCTTGAGCACGTCATCCCCACCCCGGCCCAGGGCGGTGATCCGCCGTGCGCCGCGGACCACGACCTCCTCGGCACGACCGGTGCCGACGAAGCGCCACGGCACCTCGGGGGAGTGGAAGGTGTAGTCCTCCCACCCGGTGATGGCCACGTCGAGGTCGCGACGATCCCTGAGGGTGCCCGCACCAGCGTCCATGGTCACGGTCCCGCGCAAGGACCCGGCGGTGAGCTCGAGCCGGTCCGTGCCGGCTCCGCCGTCCAGCACGGCAGCGGTGTGGGCCTCCACCGAGTCGTCGCCCGAGCCGGTGTCGATGCGCACCGGGCCCGCGCCCTGGTCGGCGTGGACGTGATCGTCGCCGTCGCCGGTGACCACTGTGTCCGTGCCTGCGGCGGTGTAGACCTGGTCGTCACCGGCACCGGTGTCGACCACGTCCGACCCGGCGCCCGCTGAGATCCGGTCGTCGGAGGGGCCGGTCGTGATGCGGTCGTCGTACGCCGTCGCGACCAGCCGTTGCAGCTCGGCGCCCTTCACCGTGTCGGATCCCTGACCCGTGACGGTGCCGGCGACCAGGTCGGCGGTGATGGGGTGGAGAGAGCTGGAGAAGTCCAGCGTGTCGGGGGTGCTGCCGCTCCAGTCGTGGACCAGCTGGTCGGGATCCCACCCACCGTCGAGGTGGTCGTTGCCGGGTCCCGGCACGAGCGTGTCACCCCTCATGAACGGAGTGGTCCAGTCGAGGCGCACGTAGGCGTCGAGGCCCCCGAGCAGCCGGTCGTCGCCCTCACCACCGGTGAGCGTGTCGGAGCCACCACCGCCGCAGATGACGTCGTTGCCGGCACCGCCGTCGATCACGTCGTCGTACTCGCTGCCCAGGATGACGTCGTCCCCCGGGGTTCCCGTGACTGGCTCGGCGAGAGGCCAGTCCGAGGATGACCTGGTGACCACGATCGTGGCCGTTCGCCCCTCGCAGCTGGGCACGGGCAGGTTGGCCCCGGACTCACAGTTGTGTGCCGTCTCGGCGTTGTCGCAGACGTCGACTCCGTCGTGGGCGTTCACCGTGTCGATGCCGGGACCGGCATCGATGACGTCGTTCCCCAAGCCGGTACGGATGGTGTCGTCCCCGCCGAGCAGCGACGCGGTGACGGTGTCGGCCCACACCTCGACGTCGTCGGGGCCGTTGGTGCCGCGATAGCTCACCGCCTCGCCCCGGAGGCTGTACTTCTCGGACGCGATCGTCGAACCGCACGGGACAGCGTCGTCGATCGCGGACGCCCCACCGTCGACGACCAGCCAGCGGCCACGGGTGGCTTCGAGGGTCACCGTGTCGTCACCGGCCCCGCCGTCCTGGTCGACGCATGCTCCGGGGGAGGACGTGAGCCGGTCATCACCGTCTCCCCCGAGGAGCCGGTCAGGGTTGGTGAAGGCTTCCAGCCAGTCGTTGCCCGGGCCGCCGTCGAGCACGTCGGTGCCGGACGGGAGATCGCGCTCGAAGTAGAAGCGGTCGATCAGCCGGTCGTCGCCCGCTCCACCGGAAAGGCGGTCGTCACCCCCGTTGCCGACCAGGGTGTCTTCGCTGGCTGCGCCGATGATCTTGTCGTCGTGGTCCGTGCCATGGATCGCGATGACTGCCTGGCCCTTGATCCGGTCGCGGCCCTCGCCCCTTGCCTTCCCCCAGCGTCCCGGGTCCCCGAGCCTGACGGTCACGCCGTGCTTGCCGCCGAGCTCCACGGTGTCGGCGTCGCCTCCGTAGGTGCGGTGCCGCCGGTCCCAGCCAGCGTGGATCGTGTCGTCCCCCGGTCCGGGGACGAGGGTGTCGCCGTACAGCTCAGGCCCGAACTTGATGTCGTCGTAGAGCTCGTCGCGACCCCCGTCGAGCAGGTCGTCGCCGCCCCCGCCGCGCAGCTCGTCGGAGCCACCCGCGCCGCAGATGACGTCGGCCCCGCCTCGACCGTCGATCTCGTCGTTGCCGGCGCCGCCGACGATGACGTCGCGTCCCGAGGTGCCCTTGATCTCGTCGGAGCCGTCGGTGCCGACGATCGTCGCCACCTTCCCGTGGCAGCGCGGCTTCTCCGCTGCCTCGGCGGCGCCGACGGGAACGACTGCGCCGAGCAGCGGCGGCAGGATGGCAAGGATGAGCGCGCGACGCATGGGTCCCCCTGGGTTCACGACTGGTCGAGGGCGATCATGGCATGCAGGCGCCGCCGGAGGGGGCGCAGACCGCAGGGTGTGTGCCAGCCGTCAGCCGCCGACGGGTCCGGCCTCGATGGGCGCCCGCTCGGAGCCCCACGCGGTGCGGGCCTGGTCGTCCTCGGCTCCGCCCTCGGCAGCGTCGATCTGGGCACGCGAGAACGACACGGCCACGATCGCGTCCAACCGGACCAGCACCTGCAGCTCGCCGTCGTCCAGGACCACCCCCAGGCCGTCCGCGCCGACGATCGTCCCGTCCAGCCAGACGCCGGAGACCAGCAGGCGCACGGCAGCGCCGGCGTCCTGCGCGTGCCGCAGCAACGTGCCGACGGTGAAGAGTGTGCTGCTCGCCCTGCCTGACATGGTCCCGCCTTTCCCCGGGAGGGTAGGCAGGTCGGCAGTCCACCCGCAACCGATCCACGGAAGGACGGCCGATCGGTCGAGTCGCATGGCCCGTTCGGGCGGGGGCGACCACGTGCGACGAGTCGAGGCTGTCGCTCAGGTGGTGGGCGTCGTGCGGTCCACGATTGAGCGCAGGCCGCCGCTGTCCAGCGTCCCGAACGTGCCGCCGTACGACGTCCCGAGGCGACTGCCGCAGAACGCGTCGGCCACCTCGGCGGGCGCGAACCGCACGAGGAGCGAGCCTTGGAGACAGGCGGCCAGCCGGCCGGCCAGGCGTCGGGCGCCGACCTCGAGCGCACCGGTGTCGCCGAGCATCGCCAGGGCCTCGTCCACGGCTCGGTCGAGGCGGGAGTCGCCGCCCCGCGCCAGCCCGATCTCGCTGAGGAGGGCGTCGAGCACCTCGGGGTCCCGGGACAGTGCGCGCAGCACGTCGAGCGCGTTGACGTTGCCCGAGCCCTCCCAGATCGAGTTCAGCGGGGACTCACGGAACATGAGCGGCAGGCCGGAGTCCTCGACGTAGCCGTTGCCTCCCAGGCACTCGAGGGCCTCGGCCACCATGGCCGGGGTGCGCTTGCACACCCAGAACTTGGCCAGCGGGAGGGCGATGCGGCGGAACGCCGCCTCGCGCGGGTCGTGAGCATGGTCGACCGCGGAGGCCAGGCGCATCGCCAGGGCCGTGGCGGCCTCGGACTCCACGGCGAGGTCGGCGACGACGTTCTGCATGAGCGGCTTGTCGACCAGGAGCCCGCCGAAGGCCTCGCGGTGGGCGACGTGCCAGGACGCCTCGGCCAGCGCGTGTCGCATGAGCGCTGCCGACCCCAGCACGCAGTCGAGGCGGGTCGCGGCCACCATCTCGATGATCGTCCGGACACCGCGCCCCTCGTCGCCGAGTCGCTGGGCCAGGGTCCCGGCGAACTCGATCTCGCTCGAGGCGTTGGAGCGGTTGCCCAGCTTGTCCTTGAGGCGCACCACGTCGAGCTGGTTGCGCGTGCGGTCGGCAAGGATCCTCGGGACCACGAAGCACGTCAGACCGCCCGCCGCCTGGGCGAGCACGAGGAACATGTCGTTCATCGGCGCGGAGGTGAACCACTTGTGGCCGTGGAGGGTGTACCACCCGTCGTTGCTCGTCGGGGTTGCGCGAGTGAGGTTGGCGCGGACGTCGGATCCGCCCTGCTTCTCGGTCATCCCCATGCCGGCCAGGACGCCGGCCTTATCGCCGGGCGCCCGCAGGCCGGGGTCGTAGTCACGAGAGGCGAGGAGGGGAGTCCACTCCTTGGCGATCGCCGGGTCAGCGCGCAGCGCGGGGACAGCCGCGTAGGTCATGGAGATGGGACAGCCGTGACCGGGCTCCGTCTGGGCCCAGGCGAAGAAGCCGGCCGCGCGCCTGAGGTGGGCGTGGGGAGCGCCTGCCTCCTGCTGCTCCCACGGGGCCGCCTGGAGGCCGTGGCCGACGGCGCGCTCCATCAACCAGTGCCAGGAGGGGTGGAAGCGGACCTCGTCGACGCGGTTGCCCCACCTGTCGTACGACGTGAGCTCGGGCGGGTGCTGGTTGGCCAGCATCCCGTGCTCCCGCGCCTCCTCGGTGCCCGCCTCGCGCCCCAGGTCGGCCAGGTCGTCGAGGACCTCGGCCGAGCCGTGACGGGTGACGGCCTCGACCAGCGCGACGTCGCTGGTCACGACGTCGTGGCCGACGAGTGGCGGTGCCTGGTTGGTCGAGGAGCGTGCTGAGACGGTGTGCTGGTCGGACATGGCTTCACCGTAGGCGCTCGCCACGCCCACCGGTGCCCGATGTGGACGATCCGGGTCGATAGCGTGAGCGGCATGCGCGAGGACCTGTGGCGGATCATCGTCACCACGGTCGGCTCGTGCATGAGGCACCGGGTGACCGGGCTCGCGGCCGAGGCGGCGTTCTTCGCGGTGCTCTCGGTGCCCCCGCTGATCTTCGCCCTGGCCGGCGCGGTCGGTTACGTGGGGGACCAGTTCACCGCCGCCCAGATCGACGACGTGCGCAATGCCGTGCTCGACCTGACCAGGCAGGCGCTCACCGACTCAGCAGTCAACAAGATCATCGAGCCGACGATCGACGACGTCCTCCGAGGCGGTCGCTACGACGTCATCTCGATCGGCTTCGTGCTGGCCCTGTGGTCAGGGTCGCGCGCCCTGAACGTCTTCGTCGACACGATCACGATCATGCACGGGCTCGGCGGACACCGGGGGATCGTCGCCACCCGGGCGCTGTCGTTCGTGCTCTACGCGCTGGCGATGGTGACCGGCGCCATCAGCATCCCCTTGGTCGTGGCCGGCCCTCGACTGGTCGACCGGGTGCTGCCCGAGAGGCTGAGCATCCTCAACGAGCTCTACTGGCCGATCGTGATCGTGCTGTGCATCTGCTTCCTGGCGACGCTCTACCACGTCTCGGTGCCGGTGCGGACCAACTGGAGCTTCAACCTCCCCGGCGCGACGTTCTCCCTCTTCTGCTGGATCGCGGGCTCCTTCGTCCTCCGCTGGGTGCTCACGGTCACCGCGGCCGAGTCGAGGTCCATCTACGGGCCGCTCGCCGCGCCCATCGCCGTGCTGCTGTGGCTCTACCTGCTCGCGATCGCCGTCCTCATCGGCGCAGCAGTCAACGCCGCGTTCGACACCGTCTTCCCCCAGAAGAACACGACGCGTGCCCGACTCGAGCTCGTGCAGCGGCTGCGCGAGCGGATGAGCGTGCGAGACTCCTGATCGTGTCGTCGTCCGTCCCGCCACCCACCGCCGGAAGCGTCGCCCTCCCGGCGACCCAGCGATCGCCGTGGTGGGAGCTCGGTCGTCGGCTCCTGGCGGCGTTGGCGATCCTGGTCGGCACGGTCCTGCTCGTGTGGTTCGACCGCGAGGGATACATCGACGGCAACGACCCCACCGGTCAGGTGGACCTGTCGGACGCCATCTACTACACCACGGTGACGCTGAGCACGACCGGTTACGGTGACATCGCCCCCGTCAGCGAGCAGGCGAGGCTCGTCAACGCGTTCCTGATTACGCCGGCGCGCATCGGGTTCCTG
Protein-coding regions in this window:
- a CDS encoding acyl-CoA dehydrogenase family protein, which codes for MSDQHTVSARSSTNQAPPLVGHDVVTSDVALVEAVTRHGSAEVLDDLADLGREAGTEEAREHGMLANQHPPELTSYDRWGNRVDEVRFHPSWHWLMERAVGHGLQAAPWEQQEAGAPHAHLRRAAGFFAWAQTEPGHGCPISMTYAAVPALRADPAIAKEWTPLLASRDYDPGLRAPGDKAGVLAGMGMTEKQGGSDVRANLTRATPTSNDGWYTLHGHKWFTSAPMNDMFLVLAQAAGGLTCFVVPRILADRTRNQLDVVRLKDKLGNRSNASSEIEFAGTLAQRLGDEGRGVRTIIEMVAATRLDCVLGSAALMRHALAEASWHVAHREAFGGLLVDKPLMQNVVADLAVESEAATALAMRLASAVDHAHDPREAAFRRIALPLAKFWVCKRTPAMVAEALECLGGNGYVEDSGLPLMFRESPLNSIWEGSGNVNALDVLRALSRDPEVLDALLSEIGLARGGDSRLDRAVDEALAMLGDTGALEVGARRLAGRLAACLQGSLLVRFAPAEVADAFCGSRLGTSYGGTFGTLDSGGLRSIVDRTTPTT
- a CDS encoding YihY/virulence factor BrkB family protein, coding for MREDLWRIIVTTVGSCMRHRVTGLAAEAAFFAVLSVPPLIFALAGAVGYVGDQFTAAQIDDVRNAVLDLTRQALTDSAVNKIIEPTIDDVLRGGRYDVISIGFVLALWSGSRALNVFVDTITIMHGLGGHRGIVATRALSFVLYALAMVTGAISIPLVVAGPRLVDRVLPERLSILNELYWPIVIVLCICFLATLYHVSVPVRTNWSFNLPGATFSLFCWIAGSFVLRWVLTVTAAESRSIYGPLAAPIAVLLWLYLLAIAVLIGAAVNAAFDTVFPQKNTTRARLELVQRLRERMSVRDS